CGCCGTACGAGGAGCACTCATGCAGCAGGACAAGCATCCCGAGTACCAGGCTGTGGTCTTCCGTGACCGCAGCGCCGGATACGCCTTCCTCACCCGGTCCACCGCCACCAGCGACCAGACCATCGCGTGGGACGACGGCGAGACCTACCCGGTGGTCGACGTGGAGATCTCCTCGGA
This region of Streptomyces ambofaciens ATCC 23877 genomic DNA includes:
- a CDS encoding type B 50S ribosomal protein L31; its protein translation is MQQDKHPEYQAVVFRDRSAGYAFLTRSTATSDQTIAWDDGETYPVVDVEISSESHPFYTGKARTVDSEGRVARFERRYGAGEGQNPDTPD